One window of the Lacerta agilis isolate rLacAgi1 chromosome 17, rLacAgi1.pri, whole genome shotgun sequence genome contains the following:
- the LOC117039136 gene encoding uncharacterized protein LOC117039136, producing MFHLVLVSGLLTGVPSWGSFALLRESSLNEEQPLESSVVTLNESCREQVLQEVGSATLRLLRLDSPPRIAAGIRRQAHEAWEMMKLPDLSSGGQHFNLSSNETLLFRRESCTQISHRITLDDLGWQSWVLHPVSFVFTQCLGCRCHRKDKAPPLPLWIQDCGLEQPSRRPDGEAKQRHCCQTRRALMPFVFLKEDGSLVIRAIRLERDCHCRP from the exons ATGTTCCACCTGGTGCTTGTGAGTGGGTTGCTGACAGGGGTGCCATCGTGGGGGTCCTTCGCCCTCCTCCGGGAGTCCAGCCTTAATGAAGAACAGCCGCTCGAGTCGTCTGTGGTTACCCTCAATGAGAG CTGCAGGGAGCAGGTCCTCCAGGAAGTGGGTTCTGCTACGCTCCGGTTGCTCCGGTTGGACAGCCCCCCCAGGATCGCAGCTGGCATAAGGAGGCAGGCGCATGAAGCTTGGGAAATGATGAAACTGCCAGATCTGTCCAGTGGGGGCCAGCATTTCA ATCTTTCGTCCAACGAGACGCTGCTGTTCCGAAGAGAGAGCTGCACCCAAATTTCCCACCGCATCACGTTGGATG ATCTTGGCTGGCAAAGCTGGGTGCTGCACCCCGTGTCCTTCGTCTTCACCCAGTGCCTTGGGTGCCGCTGCCACCGAAAGGACAAGGCCCCTCCGCTGCCCCTTTGGATTCAAGACTGCGGACTCGAGCAGCCGAGCCGTCGGCCTGATGGGGAAGCCAAGCAG AGACACTGCTGCCAGACCCGCCGGGCATTGATGCCCTTCGTGTTCCTCAAAGAGGACGGCTCATTGGTCATTCGAGCAATCCGCCTGGAACGAGACTGCCACTGCCGCCCCTGA